In the genome of Megalops cyprinoides isolate fMegCyp1 chromosome 7, fMegCyp1.pri, whole genome shotgun sequence, one region contains:
- the LOC118780241 gene encoding rho guanine nucleotide exchange factor 3-like → MVAKDYPIYLSAKRASWALEERTVVRGPHRGAEVLSKRCVKSSLSSLISPEKATPQRRVGRTVQRSLRNEGGADSQPLCSWSQALPSMARQRDSKLWSETFDLQLCPTLTAREVKRQEAIFELSKGEQDLIEDLKLAKRAYHHPMLKLSIMSEQELTQIFSTLDSLIPLHEDLLRRLQEARKPDGSTEYVGHILLEWLPCLRSYSSYCSNQVAAKALLDHKKQDGRVQDFLQRCLESPFSRRLDLWSFLDVPRSRLVKYPLLLREILRHTPSEHADWPPLGAAISMVQGIVAEIDAQTGESECRYYKEHLLYQEESQRDPLIDQSRVLSCHGDLRNSRGTKLHVFLFQGVLVVTRTVAHRGQLWYQLQCCPLPLQELECEDLQDGEISLGGSLRGAFSHTQRTKNLFRVTVRSGQQERSLCFQASDAFCKQQWLNCLRQAKSAAASGGGASGGGAGGGGAGRGGAGPTDTPPLSGQERLHRSGREDSDCMHTSDSTDTAQHTGWSAGSVQL, encoded by the exons ATGGTGGCAAAGGATTATCCGATTTATCTCTCCGCCAAAAGGGCGAGCTGGGCGCTGGAGGAGCGGACTGTAGTCCGGGGTCCTCATCGTGGAGCAGAG GTGCTCAGTAAAAGGTGTGTGAAGTCCTCACTGTCCAGCCTCATCTCCCCTGAGAAGGCCACGCCCCAGAGACGCGTTGGGCggactgtgcag CGCTCCCTGCGGAATGAGGGTGGGGCTGACTCCCAGCCCCTGTGTTCCTGGAGTCAGGCCCTGCCGTCCATGGCCAGGCAACGTGACAGCAAGCTGTGGAGTGAGACCTTCGAcctgcagctgtgccccacGCTGACCGCCAGGGAGGTCAAACGACAGGAG GCCATCTTTGAACTGTCCAAAGGAGAGCAGGACCTGATCGAAGATCTGAAGCTGGCGAAGAGG GCCTACCACCACCCCATGCTGAAGCTGTCAATCATGTCAGAGCAGGAGCTGACACAGATATTCAGCACCTTGGACTCCCTAATCCCACTGCACGAAG ACCTGCTGAGGCGTCTGCAGGAGGCCAGGAAACCAGATGGTTCCACTGAGTATGTTGGACATATCCTACTAGAGTGG CTGCCCTGCCTCAGGTCATACAGCAGTTACTGCAGTAACCAGGTGGCGGCCAAGGCGCTGCTGGACCATAAGAAGCAGGACGGGCGGGTGCAGGACTTCCTGCAGCGCTGCCTGGAGTCACCCTTCAGCCGGCGGCTGGACCTGTGGAGCTTCCTGGACGTGCCACGCTCGCGCCTGGTCAAGTACCCACTGCTGCTGCGTGAGATCCTGAGACACACGCCCAGCGAGCATGCTGACTGGCCACCGCTGGGGGCTGct ATCTCTATGGTCCAGGGCATTGTGGCAGAGATCGATGCGCAGACGGGAGAGTCAGAGTGCCGCTACTACAAGGAGCACCTGTTGTACCAAGAGGAGAGCCAGCGGGACCCGCTGATCGACCAATCACGCGTTCTCAGCTGCCACGGTGACCTCAGGAACAGCCGTGgcact AAGCTGCATGTGTTCCTGTTTCAGGGTGTGCTGGTGGTGACCCGCACGGTGGCGCACAGGGGGCAGCTCTGGTACCAGCTGCAgtgctgccccctccctctgcaggagctggagtGTGAGGACCTGCAGGACGGAGAGATCAGCCTGGGGGGGTCGCTGCGGGGGGCCTTCAGCCACACCCAGAGGA CCAAGAACCTCTTCCGGGTCACAGTGCGCAGCGGTCAGCAGGAGCGGTCCCTCTGCTTCCAGGCCAGCGACGCCTTCTGCAAGCAGCAGTGGCTCAACTGCCTCAGGCAGGCCAAGAGTGCAGCGGCcagcgggggcggggccagcgggggcggggccggcgggggcggggccggcaggggtggggcggggcccACAGACACCCCGCCCCTCTCAGGACAGGAGCGGCTGCACCGCAGCGGCAGGGAGGACTCGGACTGCATGCACACCAGCGACAGCACAGACACCGCACAGCACACAGGATGGAGTGCAGGGTCAGTGCAGCTCTGA
- the asb14b gene encoding dynein heavy chain 12, axonemal isoform X2 — protein MNEGLSEEEWDEDVATQLMIEQSLQDCAKHGDRGDRGDTPPQEGCSVPAPPTLSEQIFAAIRAGDVAALDKLSEHRQTFTQTDERGWIPLHEAAVQTNRNILQTTFSASPQGTGQRQTLRRETPLFLAAGRGLVGNVAFLLQNGCSPDTPNEEEDSPLISAVKNDQYDVASLLLRYKADVNQEGMHRRRALHEAAHLGMESFVNLLLESGAQLDPCSAYNRTPLALAAQNGHMSVVQILVQRGAQVNAQAMDSASVLFEAAGSGNPDIIDLLLEYGADANMPNRTGHLPIHRVAHRGHLLALERLIPVTRRDAVKDSGISPLHSAAAGGHSQCLELLLAAGYDANFMLHQRVRRNYDDQRKSALYFAVSNSDVHSSRLLLEAGAMPNQDPVNCLQVALRLGNYELINTLLRYGANVNFYSRVNTTHFPSALQYALRDEVMLRMLLNYGYDVQRCFHCPYGNASHVPQDYEGWSTSIIKDMVFCEVISVYWLKHISGQVVRIMLDYVDHVTFCSKLKVILVEQPQWPEICHIQGNPRSLKHMCRLAIRSCLGRLRLRAPVFMSFLPLPPRLKDYILFREYDLYAQGTVMTSR, from the exons ATGAATGAGGGTCTTTCGGAGGAGGAGTGGGACGAGGACGTGGCCACGCAGCTCATGATCGAGCAGAGCCTGCAGGACTGTGCCAAACACGGGGACCGCGGGGACCGCGGGGACACGCCCCCGCAGGAGGGCTGCAG CgtccctgccccgcccacactGAGCGAGCAGATCTTTGCAGCTATACGGGCAG GTGACGTGGCGGCCCTGGATAAGCTGTCGGAACACCGGCAGACCTTCACCCAGACAGACGAGCGGGGTTGGATCCCCCTGCATGAGGCTGCGGTCCAGACCAACAGGAACATCCTGCAGACCACCTTCTCAG CCTCCCCCCAGGGCACGGGGCAGAGGCAGACACTGCGAAGGGAAACGCCCCTTTTCCTGGCTGCGGGGCGGGGCCTCGTGGGGAACGTCGCCTTCCTGCTGCAGAACGGCTGCAGCCCAGACACTCCCAACGAGGAGGAGGACTCGccactgatctcag CTGTAAAGAATGACCAGTACGACGTGGCCTCGCTGCTGCTCCGCTACAAGGCGGATGTGAACCAGGAGGGCATGCATCGCAGGAGAGCGCTGCATGAGGCCGCTCACCTGGGCATGGAGAGCTTCGTTAACCTGCTGCTGGAGAGCGGAGCTCAGCTCGACCCCTGCAGCGCTTACAACAGGACCCCTCTTGCGCTGGCAGCTCAGAACGGACACATGAGCGTGGTTCAGATTCTGGtccagagag gagccCAGGTGAACGCTCAGGCCATGGATTCAGCCTCGGTGCTGTTTGAAGCAGCAGGATCAGGAAACCCCGACATCATCGACCTGCTGCTGGAGTACGGCGCAGACGCCAACATGCCCAACCGCACCGGCCACCTGCCAATCCACCGGGTGGCACACCGCGGGCACCTGCT GGCACTGGAGCGGTTGATTCCGGTGACACGGCGCGACGCGGTGAAGGACAGCGGGATCAGCCCGCTGCACTCAGCGGCGGCCGGCGGACACTCGCAAtgcctggagctgctgctggctgccGGCTACGACGCCAACTTCATGCTGCACCAGCGTGTGCGCCGTAACTACGACGACCAGCGCAAGTCGGCGCTGTACTTCGCCGTGTCCAACAGTGACGTGCACTCGAgcaggctgctgctggaggcggGCGCCATGCCCAACCAGGACCCCGTCAACTgcctgcaggtggcgctgcGGCTGGGCAACTACGAGCTGATCAACACGCTGCTGCGCTATGGCGCCAACGTTAACTTCTACTCACGCGTCAACACCACGCACTTCCCGTCCGCCCTGCAGTACGCGCTGCGGGACGAGGTCATGCTCCGCATGCTGCTCAACTACGGCTACGACGTGCAGCGCTGCTTCCACTGTCCCTACGGCAACGCCTCACACGTGCCCCAGGACTACGAGGGCTGGAGCACCTCCATCATCAAGGACATGGTG ttCTGTGAGGTGATCAGTGTGTACTGGCTGAAGCACATCTCAGGACAGGTGGTTCGCATCATGCTGGACTATGTTGATCATGTGACCTTCTGCTCCAAGCTGAAAGTCATCCTGGTGGAGCAGCCGCAGTGGCCAGAGATCTGCCACATTCAGG GTAACCCGCGCAGCCTGAAGCACATGTGCCGGCTGGCGATCCGGTCGTGCCTGGGCCGTCTGCGTCTCAGAGCGCCCGTCTTCATGAGCTTCCTGCCGCTGCCGCCACGCCTGAAGGACTACATCCTGTTCCGCGAATACGACCTGTACGCGCAGGGCACCGTGATGACCTCACGCTGA
- the asb14b gene encoding dynein heavy chain 12, axonemal isoform X3, whose product MCLMVANLDCQEPIKNQHRPPAPSCDSQSHAAMNEGLSEEEWDEDVATQLMIEQSLQDCAKHGDRGDRGDTPPQEGCSVPAPPTLSEQIFAAIRAGDVAALDKLSEHRQTFTQTDERGWIPLHEAAVQTNRNILQTTFSASPQGTGQRQTLRRETPLFLAAGRGLVGNVAFLLQNGCSPDTPNEEEDSPLISAVKNDQYDVASLLLRYKADVNQEGMHRRRALHEAAHLGMESFVNLLLESGAQLDPCSAYNRTPLALAAQNGHMSVVQILVQRGAQVNAQAMDSASVLFEAAGSGNPDIIDLLLEYGADANMPNRTGHLPIHRVAHRGHLLALERLIPVTRRDAVKDSGISPLHSAAAGGHSQCLELLLAAGYDANFMLHQRVRRNYDDQRKSALYFAVSNSDVHSSRLLLEAGAMPNQDPVNCLQVALRLGNYELINTLLRYGANVNFYSRVNTTHFPSALQYALRDEVMLRMLLNYGYDVQRCFHCPYGNASHVPQDYEGWSTSIIKDMVLKVILVEQPQWPEICHIQGNPRSLKHMCRLAIRSCLGRLRLRAPVFMSFLPLPPRLKDYILFREYDLYAQGTVMTSR is encoded by the exons atgtgtttgaTGGTTGCCAATCTTGATTGTCAAGAACCAATAAAGAACCAACACAGACCTCCCGCCCCCAGCTGcgacagccaatcacacgctGCCATGAATGAGGGTCTTTCGGAGGAGGAGTGGGACGAGGACGTGGCCACGCAGCTCATGATCGAGCAGAGCCTGCAGGACTGTGCCAAACACGGGGACCGCGGGGACCGCGGGGACACGCCCCCGCAGGAGGGCTGCAG CgtccctgccccgcccacactGAGCGAGCAGATCTTTGCAGCTATACGGGCAG GTGACGTGGCGGCCCTGGATAAGCTGTCGGAACACCGGCAGACCTTCACCCAGACAGACGAGCGGGGTTGGATCCCCCTGCATGAGGCTGCGGTCCAGACCAACAGGAACATCCTGCAGACCACCTTCTCAG CCTCCCCCCAGGGCACGGGGCAGAGGCAGACACTGCGAAGGGAAACGCCCCTTTTCCTGGCTGCGGGGCGGGGCCTCGTGGGGAACGTCGCCTTCCTGCTGCAGAACGGCTGCAGCCCAGACACTCCCAACGAGGAGGAGGACTCGccactgatctcag CTGTAAAGAATGACCAGTACGACGTGGCCTCGCTGCTGCTCCGCTACAAGGCGGATGTGAACCAGGAGGGCATGCATCGCAGGAGAGCGCTGCATGAGGCCGCTCACCTGGGCATGGAGAGCTTCGTTAACCTGCTGCTGGAGAGCGGAGCTCAGCTCGACCCCTGCAGCGCTTACAACAGGACCCCTCTTGCGCTGGCAGCTCAGAACGGACACATGAGCGTGGTTCAGATTCTGGtccagagag gagccCAGGTGAACGCTCAGGCCATGGATTCAGCCTCGGTGCTGTTTGAAGCAGCAGGATCAGGAAACCCCGACATCATCGACCTGCTGCTGGAGTACGGCGCAGACGCCAACATGCCCAACCGCACCGGCCACCTGCCAATCCACCGGGTGGCACACCGCGGGCACCTGCT GGCACTGGAGCGGTTGATTCCGGTGACACGGCGCGACGCGGTGAAGGACAGCGGGATCAGCCCGCTGCACTCAGCGGCGGCCGGCGGACACTCGCAAtgcctggagctgctgctggctgccGGCTACGACGCCAACTTCATGCTGCACCAGCGTGTGCGCCGTAACTACGACGACCAGCGCAAGTCGGCGCTGTACTTCGCCGTGTCCAACAGTGACGTGCACTCGAgcaggctgctgctggaggcggGCGCCATGCCCAACCAGGACCCCGTCAACTgcctgcaggtggcgctgcGGCTGGGCAACTACGAGCTGATCAACACGCTGCTGCGCTATGGCGCCAACGTTAACTTCTACTCACGCGTCAACACCACGCACTTCCCGTCCGCCCTGCAGTACGCGCTGCGGGACGAGGTCATGCTCCGCATGCTGCTCAACTACGGCTACGACGTGCAGCGCTGCTTCCACTGTCCCTACGGCAACGCCTCACACGTGCCCCAGGACTACGAGGGCTGGAGCACCTCCATCATCAAGGACATGGTG CTGAAAGTCATCCTGGTGGAGCAGCCGCAGTGGCCAGAGATCTGCCACATTCAGG GTAACCCGCGCAGCCTGAAGCACATGTGCCGGCTGGCGATCCGGTCGTGCCTGGGCCGTCTGCGTCTCAGAGCGCCCGTCTTCATGAGCTTCCTGCCGCTGCCGCCACGCCTGAAGGACTACATCCTGTTCCGCGAATACGACCTGTACGCGCAGGGCACCGTGATGACCTCACGCTGA
- the asb14b gene encoding dynein heavy chain 12, axonemal isoform X1 — protein sequence MCLMVANLDCQEPIKNQHRPPAPSCDSQSHAAMNEGLSEEEWDEDVATQLMIEQSLQDCAKHGDRGDRGDTPPQEGCSVPAPPTLSEQIFAAIRAGDVAALDKLSEHRQTFTQTDERGWIPLHEAAVQTNRNILQTTFSASPQGTGQRQTLRRETPLFLAAGRGLVGNVAFLLQNGCSPDTPNEEEDSPLISAVKNDQYDVASLLLRYKADVNQEGMHRRRALHEAAHLGMESFVNLLLESGAQLDPCSAYNRTPLALAAQNGHMSVVQILVQRGAQVNAQAMDSASVLFEAAGSGNPDIIDLLLEYGADANMPNRTGHLPIHRVAHRGHLLALERLIPVTRRDAVKDSGISPLHSAAAGGHSQCLELLLAAGYDANFMLHQRVRRNYDDQRKSALYFAVSNSDVHSSRLLLEAGAMPNQDPVNCLQVALRLGNYELINTLLRYGANVNFYSRVNTTHFPSALQYALRDEVMLRMLLNYGYDVQRCFHCPYGNASHVPQDYEGWSTSIIKDMVFCEVISVYWLKHISGQVVRIMLDYVDHVTFCSKLKVILVEQPQWPEICHIQGNPRSLKHMCRLAIRSCLGRLRLRAPVFMSFLPLPPRLKDYILFREYDLYAQGTVMTSR from the exons atgtgtttgaTGGTTGCCAATCTTGATTGTCAAGAACCAATAAAGAACCAACACAGACCTCCCGCCCCCAGCTGcgacagccaatcacacgctGCCATGAATGAGGGTCTTTCGGAGGAGGAGTGGGACGAGGACGTGGCCACGCAGCTCATGATCGAGCAGAGCCTGCAGGACTGTGCCAAACACGGGGACCGCGGGGACCGCGGGGACACGCCCCCGCAGGAGGGCTGCAG CgtccctgccccgcccacactGAGCGAGCAGATCTTTGCAGCTATACGGGCAG GTGACGTGGCGGCCCTGGATAAGCTGTCGGAACACCGGCAGACCTTCACCCAGACAGACGAGCGGGGTTGGATCCCCCTGCATGAGGCTGCGGTCCAGACCAACAGGAACATCCTGCAGACCACCTTCTCAG CCTCCCCCCAGGGCACGGGGCAGAGGCAGACACTGCGAAGGGAAACGCCCCTTTTCCTGGCTGCGGGGCGGGGCCTCGTGGGGAACGTCGCCTTCCTGCTGCAGAACGGCTGCAGCCCAGACACTCCCAACGAGGAGGAGGACTCGccactgatctcag CTGTAAAGAATGACCAGTACGACGTGGCCTCGCTGCTGCTCCGCTACAAGGCGGATGTGAACCAGGAGGGCATGCATCGCAGGAGAGCGCTGCATGAGGCCGCTCACCTGGGCATGGAGAGCTTCGTTAACCTGCTGCTGGAGAGCGGAGCTCAGCTCGACCCCTGCAGCGCTTACAACAGGACCCCTCTTGCGCTGGCAGCTCAGAACGGACACATGAGCGTGGTTCAGATTCTGGtccagagag gagccCAGGTGAACGCTCAGGCCATGGATTCAGCCTCGGTGCTGTTTGAAGCAGCAGGATCAGGAAACCCCGACATCATCGACCTGCTGCTGGAGTACGGCGCAGACGCCAACATGCCCAACCGCACCGGCCACCTGCCAATCCACCGGGTGGCACACCGCGGGCACCTGCT GGCACTGGAGCGGTTGATTCCGGTGACACGGCGCGACGCGGTGAAGGACAGCGGGATCAGCCCGCTGCACTCAGCGGCGGCCGGCGGACACTCGCAAtgcctggagctgctgctggctgccGGCTACGACGCCAACTTCATGCTGCACCAGCGTGTGCGCCGTAACTACGACGACCAGCGCAAGTCGGCGCTGTACTTCGCCGTGTCCAACAGTGACGTGCACTCGAgcaggctgctgctggaggcggGCGCCATGCCCAACCAGGACCCCGTCAACTgcctgcaggtggcgctgcGGCTGGGCAACTACGAGCTGATCAACACGCTGCTGCGCTATGGCGCCAACGTTAACTTCTACTCACGCGTCAACACCACGCACTTCCCGTCCGCCCTGCAGTACGCGCTGCGGGACGAGGTCATGCTCCGCATGCTGCTCAACTACGGCTACGACGTGCAGCGCTGCTTCCACTGTCCCTACGGCAACGCCTCACACGTGCCCCAGGACTACGAGGGCTGGAGCACCTCCATCATCAAGGACATGGTG ttCTGTGAGGTGATCAGTGTGTACTGGCTGAAGCACATCTCAGGACAGGTGGTTCGCATCATGCTGGACTATGTTGATCATGTGACCTTCTGCTCCAAGCTGAAAGTCATCCTGGTGGAGCAGCCGCAGTGGCCAGAGATCTGCCACATTCAGG GTAACCCGCGCAGCCTGAAGCACATGTGCCGGCTGGCGATCCGGTCGTGCCTGGGCCGTCTGCGTCTCAGAGCGCCCGTCTTCATGAGCTTCCTGCCGCTGCCGCCACGCCTGAAGGACTACATCCTGTTCCGCGAATACGACCTGTACGCGCAGGGCACCGTGATGACCTCACGCTGA